A genomic segment from Tuwongella immobilis encodes:
- a CDS encoding ATP-binding protein, translated as MSRNRITVVLSQAPGKHPAKRSLEESIAAAFILEPSLEVSIIPNLYDLDPQHTGRLFLESVRGDMVVLSWLYPRAAFWLLDRIGIRGHFGETLLKSPNEDADEEETEAAQREKKGVGPSGEIPDRHIYTLDLRDAKSADAYLKEVRRIAEECEQRRQEKAKANPVMVQLGLLTPKLEPATDALPAAFSPDALLAPPNRRWYPVIDYSRCTNCMECLDFCLFGVYGLDSWDKILVENQDNCKKGCPACSRVCPEQAIMFPEYKSPAIAGADTGAVGGLKIDLTRLFGGESQDAVSQAVAERDAELVKDGRNAVGTAVGLPKRQTTLAEKPKDDLDQLMDDLDALGL; from the coding sequence ATGAGCCGCAACCGCATCACCGTGGTTCTGTCACAAGCCCCCGGTAAACACCCTGCCAAGCGATCACTCGAAGAGTCGATCGCTGCCGCGTTTATTTTAGAACCATCCCTCGAAGTCTCGATTATTCCGAATCTATATGATTTAGATCCTCAACATACCGGCCGACTGTTTTTAGAATCGGTTCGTGGCGATATGGTCGTGTTGAGTTGGCTGTATCCGCGAGCCGCATTCTGGTTGTTAGACCGCATTGGCATCCGTGGCCACTTCGGTGAAACACTCCTGAAATCGCCCAACGAAGACGCAGACGAGGAAGAAACCGAAGCCGCCCAACGGGAGAAAAAAGGCGTTGGCCCATCCGGTGAAATTCCCGATCGCCATATTTACACGTTAGATTTGCGGGATGCCAAATCTGCGGATGCGTATCTGAAAGAAGTCCGCCGAATTGCCGAGGAATGCGAACAGCGGCGTCAAGAAAAAGCCAAAGCGAACCCCGTGATGGTTCAGCTTGGACTACTCACGCCGAAATTGGAACCCGCGACCGATGCCCTGCCCGCCGCCTTCTCGCCGGATGCGCTTCTGGCACCGCCCAATCGCCGTTGGTATCCGGTCATTGATTATAGCCGTTGTACCAATTGCATGGAATGCTTAGATTTCTGCTTATTCGGCGTCTATGGGTTAGATTCGTGGGATAAAATTCTCGTCGAAAATCAAGATAATTGCAAGAAAGGCTGTCCGGCATGTAGCCGTGTTTGCCCCGAACAGGCAATTATGTTCCCCGAATATAAATCGCCCGCAATCGCCGGGGCCGATACCGGAGCCGTTGGCGGACTTAAAATTGATCTCACCCGGTTGTTTGGCGGCGAATCGCAAGATGCGGTCAGCCAAGCAGTTGCGGAACGAGATGCGGAACTGGTCAAAGACGGTCGAAACGCCGTCGGCACGGCAGTGGGGCTGCCCAAACGACAAACCACACTCGCCGAAAAGCCCAAAGATGATCTCGACCAACTGATGGATGATTTGGATGCGTTAGGTCTGTGA
- a CDS encoding radical SAM protein: MIPQLAWRAATQLSPRLATKAAYLWVLKGALAVWAYQRRLKRKELFPPFMFVALTNTCNLRCQGCWVEKEGTAHYLPEQDLDHLINSGKKRHAYYYTLLGGEPYMYKNIWDIFKRHPDCYFQTITNGMLFTEANVKRLKQAGNVTPLISIDGWKEQNDLRRGEGVFESADRGMERLKKAGIIFGIATTTTGKNMDEVMTDEYVQHFINKGAMYIWYYIYRPVGEHPHPEYCMSREQIIEMRKRLLRLRRKHPIVIIDTYWTAEGEAFCPAAMGLGFHVGPQGSIEPCPPLSFAREKLSDNGGDVFQTINNSEFLRGFQNFVKDRTKGCVILEHPQELMEFMRSHQVTDFSTRDAFTEYDASKPRHSHHLPGDEIPEDYWVYKLLKKNVFFGMGALG; this comes from the coding sequence ATGATTCCCCAATTAGCTTGGCGAGCGGCGACCCAATTAAGCCCTCGATTAGCGACCAAAGCCGCCTATTTGTGGGTGCTGAAAGGCGCACTCGCAGTGTGGGCTTATCAGCGTCGGCTGAAGCGCAAAGAATTATTTCCGCCGTTTATGTTTGTGGCGTTAACCAACACCTGTAATCTTCGATGTCAGGGTTGTTGGGTTGAGAAGGAAGGCACAGCGCACTACCTGCCCGAACAGGATCTCGATCATCTGATTAATTCCGGCAAAAAACGCCATGCGTATTATTATACGCTGCTTGGCGGTGAGCCGTATATGTACAAGAACATTTGGGATATTTTCAAGCGACATCCCGACTGTTATTTCCAGACGATCACCAACGGCATGTTGTTCACCGAAGCCAATGTCAAACGGCTGAAACAAGCTGGGAATGTCACGCCGCTCATTAGCATTGATGGCTGGAAAGAACAGAACGACCTTCGGCGTGGCGAAGGGGTGTTTGAGTCTGCGGATCGAGGGATGGAACGGCTGAAAAAAGCCGGGATCATCTTCGGAATCGCGACCACGACGACTGGCAAAAATATGGATGAAGTGATGACGGATGAGTACGTCCAACACTTCATTAACAAGGGTGCGATGTATATTTGGTATTATATCTATCGCCCCGTGGGTGAGCATCCGCACCCGGAATATTGCATGAGTCGGGAGCAGATTATTGAGATGCGAAAGCGTCTTCTCCGGCTCCGTCGCAAGCATCCAATTGTGATTATTGACACCTATTGGACCGCAGAGGGTGAGGCATTTTGCCCGGCGGCCATGGGATTGGGATTCCATGTCGGTCCACAAGGGAGCATCGAGCCCTGCCCGCCATTATCATTTGCCCGCGAAAAACTCTCGGATAACGGCGGGGATGTCTTTCAGACCATCAATAACAGCGAATTTCTTCGCGGATTTCAGAATTTTGTGAAAGACCGCACGAAAGGCTGTGTGATTCTGGAACATCCGCAGGAACTCATGGAATTTATGCGGTCGCATCAGGTGACCGATTTCTCAACTCGTGATGCATTCACCGAATACGATGCCAGCAAACCGCGACATAGTCACCACCTTCCCGGCGATGAAATTCCGGAAGATTATTGGGTTTACAAGCTGTTGAAAAAGAATGTCTTTTTCGGAATGGGTGCGTTGGGATGA
- a CDS encoding prenyltransferase/squalene oxidase repeat-containing protein yields MSVAIAREELRQLVTTARDRILADLLATRSPAGNWVGELSTSALSTATAIMALTMVQRHHPQHPDYSRWIQQGRDWLIANQNADGGWGDTVRNSSNISTSMLVWAALTVSLSDFPTTSTYRQLQQYLHHNYGKTPAELADSIRKRYGKDHTFSVPILTMCALAGLVDWREVPRLPFELACLPQSWYRFARLPVVSYALPALIAIGQCIHTHRGHWNPMMRVLRSLARKPSLTVLRRIQPESGGYLEAAPLTSFVSMSLASIGQADHPVVKAGIQFLLDGVREDGSWPIDTNLSIWVTTLSIQAIVQADAWEQVPNRDALREWLISQQTQTQHPFTGAAPGAWGWSDLSGSVPDADDTPGALIALAKIGNLAEALPRAREGIRWLCDLQNRDGGWPTFCKGWGLLPFDRSGADLTAHAIRAFVIWQPHLNADDPLIPRMQRAISAGFRYLQSQQRADGSWLPLWFGNQHSATEDNPTYGTARVLAAYRDAGRTGEAAAQTGAKWLHSLQNRDGGWGGDAHTPSSVEETALAVEALMAMDDAAWNPAIERGLTYLAQRIHEGAHLTATPIGFYFAKLWYFEQCYPLTFGLSALGSGVRWLNR; encoded by the coding sequence ATGAGCGTGGCGATTGCTCGCGAGGAACTTCGGCAACTCGTTACCACTGCACGAGATCGGATTCTTGCCGACCTGCTTGCCACGCGCTCACCCGCTGGCAACTGGGTCGGCGAACTCTCCACATCCGCGTTATCCACAGCGACAGCCATCATGGCTCTCACGATGGTTCAACGCCATCATCCTCAACATCCCGATTATTCACGTTGGATTCAACAGGGTCGGGATTGGCTCATCGCCAATCAAAATGCGGATGGGGGTTGGGGGGACACGGTTCGGAATTCTTCCAACATCTCCACATCCATGCTCGTTTGGGCCGCTCTCACTGTTAGTCTTTCTGATTTTCCAACGACTTCGACGTATCGTCAGCTCCAACAATATCTTCATCACAATTATGGAAAAACACCTGCCGAATTAGCCGACTCCATTCGGAAGCGATATGGAAAAGATCACACCTTTTCCGTTCCGATTCTCACGATGTGTGCGTTAGCCGGTCTCGTCGATTGGCGAGAAGTGCCGCGATTACCCTTCGAATTGGCGTGTCTGCCGCAATCCTGGTATCGATTCGCTCGCTTGCCGGTGGTGAGCTATGCACTCCCCGCGCTCATTGCAATCGGGCAATGCATTCACACGCATCGGGGTCATTGGAATCCGATGATGCGCGTGCTTCGTTCACTCGCTCGGAAGCCGAGTCTCACGGTATTACGTCGAATTCAGCCCGAGAGTGGAGGGTATTTAGAAGCCGCTCCCTTAACGAGCTTTGTGAGTATGAGTTTGGCGAGTATTGGCCAGGCGGATCATCCGGTTGTAAAAGCCGGGATTCAGTTTTTGTTAGACGGCGTTCGTGAGGATGGCTCGTGGCCAATTGATACCAATTTATCGATCTGGGTGACCACGCTGAGCATTCAGGCGATTGTCCAAGCGGATGCGTGGGAGCAAGTGCCGAATCGGGATGCGCTCCGCGAATGGCTAATCTCGCAGCAAACCCAGACACAGCATCCCTTTACGGGAGCTGCGCCGGGTGCCTGGGGTTGGTCGGATCTCTCCGGGAGCGTGCCGGATGCGGATGATACACCTGGCGCGTTAATTGCGTTAGCTAAGATCGGAAACCTTGCCGAGGCTCTGCCGCGAGCGCGGGAGGGCATTCGTTGGCTTTGTGATTTACAGAATCGGGACGGTGGTTGGCCCACGTTCTGTAAGGGGTGGGGACTGTTGCCGTTCGACCGTTCCGGTGCCGATCTCACGGCCCACGCGATTCGAGCGTTTGTGATTTGGCAGCCGCATCTCAACGCCGATGATCCGTTAATCCCGCGGATGCAACGAGCGATTTCAGCGGGATTTCGTTATTTGCAATCCCAACAACGTGCCGATGGATCGTGGTTGCCATTATGGTTTGGGAATCAACATTCCGCGACGGAAGATAATCCCACCTATGGAACCGCTCGCGTGTTAGCGGCCTATCGTGATGCGGGGAGAACTGGCGAGGCTGCTGCTCAAACCGGGGCGAAATGGCTGCATTCGCTGCAAAATCGTGATGGTGGCTGGGGCGGGGATGCTCACACTCCGTCGAGTGTGGAAGAAACGGCTTTGGCGGTCGAAGCGTTGATGGCGATGGACGATGCGGCGTGGAATCCGGCAATTGAACGTGGCTTAACGTATCTAGCGCAGCGGATTCATGAGGGTGCCCATCTCACCGCCACGCCGATTGGGTTTTATTTTGCGAAATTATGGTATTTTGAGCAGTGCTACCCCCTCACCTTTGGCCTTTCGGCGTTAGGTTCGGGGGTTCGCTGGCTGAATCGTTAA
- a CDS encoding patatin-like phospholipase family protein has translation MSMWKSASRWLLILMVLGGLWGCQSPLMKRPSPTAAGLDPAEIQDAQAEREVSNMVTWNQYFDRAEDIRKSIKQNRLEQMAKAGKTGKKTILALSGGGSLGAYTAGVLYGWTQTGQRPNFDVVTGVSTGSLIGAIAFLGPEYDEILKRSYTTITNDDVLKRKFILTSILSDSLASNAPLLKTIESIITPEYIVRVIAEHAKGRRLYVGTTELESRRHVVWDMGEIATRHGPNDRELFCRILLASAAIPGFFPPVEIPITVNGETYYEKHIDGGVSAAVFARPPYSQNPTEALNTDTGLYVIIAGKLYATPSDVKMRALSIASTAISAMTYTQTRDELFKMYTACLLTGTDFKYISLNKNYSGSEDATKFEPAEMTKLFEEGRRQIQAAESWRTIPPGRTTEESPDMRYSTMLEGGAPLKVKGRTQMPFDGTQTLPPGTYIQRNN, from the coding sequence ATGTCCATGTGGAAATCGGCGTCTCGTTGGCTCTTGATTCTCATGGTTCTCGGCGGGCTTTGGGGGTGCCAAAGTCCGCTCATGAAGCGTCCTTCGCCGACCGCCGCCGGGCTCGACCCCGCCGAAATTCAGGATGCGCAAGCGGAACGCGAAGTCAGCAACATGGTCACTTGGAATCAATACTTTGACCGTGCCGAAGATATCCGCAAAAGCATCAAGCAAAACCGCTTAGAGCAAATGGCCAAAGCCGGAAAGACCGGGAAAAAGACCATCCTCGCCCTCTCCGGCGGCGGGTCGCTGGGTGCCTATACCGCAGGCGTGCTCTACGGGTGGACGCAGACCGGCCAACGCCCCAACTTCGACGTCGTCACCGGCGTCAGCACCGGCTCGCTCATCGGAGCAATCGCATTCCTCGGGCCGGAATATGATGAGATTCTCAAGCGTTCCTACACCACCATCACCAATGATGATGTGCTGAAGCGGAAATTTATCCTCACATCGATTTTGAGTGATTCGTTAGCCAGCAATGCCCCGCTGTTGAAAACCATTGAATCGATTATCACACCGGAATATATCGTTCGAGTCATCGCCGAGCACGCCAAAGGGCGGCGGCTCTATGTGGGCACCACCGAACTGGAAAGCCGCCGACATGTTGTCTGGGATATGGGCGAAATCGCCACCCGCCACGGACCCAATGACCGCGAGCTGTTTTGCCGAATTCTGCTCGCTTCCGCAGCAATTCCAGGCTTCTTCCCGCCTGTCGAAATTCCCATCACCGTGAATGGCGAAACCTATTATGAAAAGCATATTGATGGCGGCGTCTCCGCGGCCGTCTTTGCTCGCCCGCCCTATTCCCAAAATCCAACCGAGGCGTTAAATACCGATACCGGACTGTATGTGATTATTGCCGGGAAACTGTATGCGACCCCATCTGATGTCAAGATGCGGGCGCTATCCATCGCCAGCACGGCGATTTCGGCGATGACGTACACCCAGACGCGCGATGAATTGTTTAAGATGTATACTGCCTGTCTATTGACCGGAACCGACTTTAAGTATATTTCGCTGAATAAGAATTACAGTGGCTCCGAAGATGCCACCAAGTTCGAGCCAGCCGAGATGACCAAGCTGTTCGAGGAAGGGCGACGCCAAATCCAAGCGGCGGAATCCTGGCGGACCATCCCACCCGGACGGACCACCGAGGAATCGCCCGACATGCGTTATAGCACCATGTTAGAAGGCGGTGCACCGTTGAAAGTGAAGGGACGAACCCAGATGCCGTTCGACGGGACGCAGACGCTTCCCCCAGGCACCTACATTCAACGGAATAATTAA
- a CDS encoding ThuA domain-containing protein gives MIRRRTFLTLLLASITGTLSAADPKVNLPFDPYDQSKVPLEVEPPQGFTGKKIILIAGRRSHAPGDHEFFAGTAILMNLLKQTPGVWPVMVRDGWPKNEKIFDGAATVMFYMDGRGGHPVIQGDHLQKMKKLMSQGVGWVNLHYAVDYPTKEGTQILEWMGGYYDAKISINPHWDAQIRSLPKHPITRGVKPFTLRDEWYYNMQFVPEMKNVTPILVAIPPDNTRGTPDAKRFPGRPEIMAWSYDRADGGRGFGFTGGHFHRNWANEDYRRLVVNAILWTAKADIPEGGAPVQFDPIDLNRNLDQKGQPFRAIEPPVATKKP, from the coding sequence ATGATCCGCCGACGTACCTTCCTCACTCTTCTGCTTGCGAGCATCACCGGCACGCTCTCCGCAGCCGATCCCAAGGTCAATCTGCCGTTTGACCCCTACGATCAATCCAAAGTTCCGCTCGAAGTCGAGCCACCACAAGGGTTTACGGGAAAGAAGATCATCCTGATTGCCGGCCGACGCAGTCACGCCCCCGGCGATCATGAATTTTTTGCCGGCACCGCGATTCTCATGAATCTGCTCAAACAAACTCCCGGCGTCTGGCCGGTCATGGTCCGCGATGGCTGGCCCAAAAATGAAAAGATTTTTGACGGGGCCGCAACCGTCATGTTCTACATGGATGGCCGAGGCGGGCACCCTGTCATTCAGGGCGACCATCTGCAAAAAATGAAAAAACTCATGAGCCAAGGCGTGGGTTGGGTCAATTTGCACTATGCGGTCGATTATCCCACCAAAGAAGGGACGCAAATTTTGGAATGGATGGGCGGCTATTATGATGCGAAAATTTCGATCAATCCCCACTGGGATGCCCAAATCCGCTCGCTGCCCAAACACCCGATCACCCGTGGCGTCAAGCCGTTCACGCTGCGGGATGAATGGTATTACAACATGCAGTTTGTGCCGGAAATGAAGAATGTCACGCCGATTCTCGTCGCTATTCCGCCAGACAACACCCGAGGCACGCCCGACGCCAAGCGATTCCCAGGCCGACCGGAAATCATGGCCTGGTCGTATGATCGTGCCGATGGCGGACGCGGCTTTGGCTTCACCGGCGGGCACTTCCACCGTAACTGGGCCAACGAAGACTACCGCCGCCTGGTGGTGAATGCGATTCTCTGGACCGCCAAAGCGGACATTCCCGAAGGTGGGGCACCGGTCCAGTTCGATCCGATCGACCTGAATCGCAATCTCGATCAAAAAGGTCAGCCATTCCGCGCAATTGAACCGCCTGTCGCCACCAAGAAGCCGTAA
- a CDS encoding polyprenyl synthetase family protein has product MATVLEDTQLDPKPKKQSTAHLKVVPETRALRDRVREAARVYVTKLDKSQPLSREDATFHTAKLLQELELGEQYTGFTLVAIMNEFWREQVASIPFNRRLLLLPHCLKNAEGCPADYDEFGLDCEKCGACNVADFKTRAEQLGYKVLVSEGTPIVLKIIVSGHVDAIVGVACLNVLEKAFDKILLSGIPCVATPLLSSNCKNTSVDQDWVSELIELKIDPPETKTKSYLPLMRAANQMFDEPELSRLAPRLRSAGKANDPLRLHEDLAYEFLARGGKRSRPLITLATYDALTGGHGTTSEANLNLTDSVKRTALAIETFHKASLVHDDIEDDDAYRYGHETLHRTHGTGVAINVGDYLIGLGYRLVSRERGVLGGDCAADILDKLADAHMKLSEGQGAELLWRDAEDQNLAPLDALKIYALKTSPAFEAALYAGARLAGSVEAYEKLILDFSRNLGVAFQILNDLKDWSADGDNKLIAGQDVLAARPTLLLALALESLSPAEREELLALIQNSRKQKKHDPIATVDRVRILYQRANVFTKAEAMVEKYRARAEALADEIEPLPFRELLYYLVDTVLERPAVPEAPPTFFVELNR; this is encoded by the coding sequence GTGGCGACAGTTCTCGAAGATACGCAGCTCGATCCGAAACCGAAAAAGCAATCCACGGCCCACCTGAAAGTGGTTCCCGAAACCCGTGCTCTGCGCGATCGGGTTCGAGAAGCTGCCCGGGTATACGTGACCAAGCTCGATAAAAGCCAGCCGCTCAGCCGCGAAGATGCGACGTTTCATACCGCCAAGCTGTTGCAGGAATTGGAGTTAGGCGAACAGTACACCGGCTTCACGCTGGTGGCGATTATGAACGAATTCTGGCGCGAACAAGTTGCATCGATTCCGTTCAATCGCCGCTTGTTGTTGTTGCCGCACTGCTTGAAGAACGCGGAAGGCTGCCCGGCCGATTACGATGAATTCGGCCTGGATTGCGAAAAGTGCGGCGCGTGCAATGTCGCCGACTTCAAAACCCGCGCCGAACAGTTGGGGTACAAGGTGCTGGTGTCCGAAGGGACGCCGATTGTGCTCAAGATTATTGTCAGCGGGCATGTGGACGCGATTGTCGGCGTGGCTTGCTTGAACGTGCTGGAAAAAGCGTTCGACAAGATTCTGCTTTCGGGCATCCCCTGCGTTGCCACGCCGTTGCTCTCCAGCAACTGCAAAAATACGAGCGTCGATCAGGATTGGGTCAGCGAGTTGATCGAACTGAAAATCGATCCGCCCGAAACCAAGACGAAATCGTACCTGCCGTTGATGCGGGCCGCGAATCAGATGTTTGATGAGCCGGAATTGTCCCGCTTGGCGCCGCGATTGCGATCGGCTGGCAAGGCGAATGATCCGCTGCGACTGCACGAAGATTTGGCCTACGAATTTCTGGCCCGAGGTGGAAAGCGCTCGCGGCCGTTGATTACGCTGGCCACCTACGATGCCCTCACGGGTGGGCATGGCACGACTTCCGAAGCGAATCTGAATCTGACGGATTCCGTCAAGCGGACCGCGCTCGCCATCGAAACCTTCCACAAGGCATCGCTGGTTCACGACGACATTGAAGACGATGATGCGTACCGCTACGGGCACGAGACGCTGCACCGCACGCATGGTACGGGTGTGGCCATCAACGTCGGGGATTACCTGATCGGGCTGGGCTATCGGCTGGTCAGTCGGGAACGGGGCGTTCTCGGTGGCGATTGTGCGGCGGACATTCTGGATAAGCTCGCCGATGCGCACATGAAATTGTCCGAAGGTCAAGGTGCGGAACTGCTTTGGCGAGATGCCGAAGATCAGAATCTGGCGCCGCTGGATGCCCTGAAAATCTACGCGCTCAAGACTTCGCCGGCGTTCGAGGCCGCGCTGTATGCCGGGGCACGGCTGGCCGGGTCGGTGGAAGCGTATGAAAAGCTGATTCTCGACTTCAGCCGGAACTTGGGCGTCGCGTTCCAAATTCTGAATGACCTGAAGGATTGGTCGGCGGATGGCGATAATAAGCTCATCGCTGGCCAAGACGTGCTGGCGGCTCGCCCCACCCTGCTGCTGGCACTGGCCTTGGAATCCCTCAGCCCCGCCGAACGGGAAGAACTGCTGGCATTGATCCAAAATTCACGCAAACAAAAGAAGCATGATCCGATCGCAACAGTCGATCGCGTGCGGATTTTGTATCAGCGTGCGAATGTCTTCACCAAGGCGGAAGCCATGGTCGAAAAGTACCGCGCTCGGGCGGAAGCATTGGCCGATGAGATCGAGCCGTTGCCCTTCCGGGAATTGCTGTATTACCTTGTCGATACGGTGCTGGAGCGGCCCGCGGTCCCGGAAGCACCGCCGACCTTCTTTGTCGAGTTAAACCGATGA
- a CDS encoding FAD:protein FMN transferase — translation MRCIVAILALLVGLNSPVPRLAAQNSVPKMPADSWERFAYEQPHMGTTFRMVIFAPDRQTADAAAKAAFDRVSELNRIMSDYLPTSELMQLCAQSARHVRPPVPISRDLFIVLAAAQKLSAQCDGVFDVTVGPLVQLWRQVRRTQELPGETELRSARERSGWQKLKLDADKQTAQLLVPGMQLDLGGIAKGYAADEMLKTLESHGITRALVAAGGDVAVSDAPPGQSGWRVEIVPLTRQSPRRLIRLRHAAVSTSGDAEQFVEINGVRYSHIVDPRTGLGLIGRRNVTVIAPRGIIADSHTKPVSILPPETSLKLIEAIDGAAALIVTATPTGEQAIASKRFAEYVIPLNEPRNPEKFPAELTRFETVGSKPVFTAGPTTAWDRAIRERGWILREADGYKLWYTGYDGTTNGRRMLGLATSRDGVQWTRHPANPLIRNQWVEDVCIVRDGDRYIMVAEGENDRAQWFISPDGINWTHQGRIDIRDTHGKPIPDGPYGTPTLYHEANRWYLFYERKDAGIWLATSSDLRQWQHVQDAPVISPGPNEYDRDFVAMNQVIRHQGRYYAFYHGAAKRDAQPRLWSTAIATSTDLIHWEKYPMNPLRPLAENRSSGIVVPDGAGYRLYTTHPEVWLHREQSPK, via the coding sequence ATGCGCTGTATTGTAGCGATTCTGGCTCTGTTAGTCGGGCTGAATTCGCCAGTTCCCAGGCTCGCGGCCCAAAATTCGGTGCCGAAAATGCCAGCGGACTCTTGGGAACGATTCGCCTACGAACAACCCCACATGGGCACCACGTTTCGCATGGTGATATTTGCCCCCGATCGCCAGACCGCAGACGCCGCCGCCAAGGCCGCGTTTGATCGTGTTTCCGAGCTGAATCGCATCATGAGCGACTATCTGCCCACCAGCGAATTGATGCAGTTGTGTGCGCAATCCGCTCGACACGTTCGTCCACCCGTGCCCATCAGCCGAGATTTATTCATCGTCCTCGCCGCCGCCCAGAAATTATCCGCCCAATGCGATGGCGTGTTTGATGTCACCGTTGGGCCGCTCGTGCAATTGTGGCGCCAGGTCCGACGCACCCAGGAACTCCCCGGCGAGACCGAACTGCGCAGCGCCCGCGAACGCAGCGGCTGGCAAAAACTCAAGCTCGATGCCGACAAACAAACCGCCCAATTGCTGGTCCCCGGAATGCAATTGGATCTGGGCGGAATCGCCAAAGGCTACGCCGCCGATGAAATGCTGAAAACCTTGGAATCGCACGGCATCACCCGCGCACTTGTGGCCGCCGGCGGCGATGTCGCCGTCAGTGACGCCCCGCCCGGGCAATCCGGCTGGCGCGTCGAAATTGTGCCGCTGACGCGACAATCGCCCCGTCGCTTGATTCGACTCCGTCACGCTGCTGTCAGCACCTCCGGCGACGCCGAGCAATTTGTCGAAATCAACGGCGTGCGCTATTCGCATATCGTCGATCCCCGCACGGGGTTGGGGCTGATCGGTCGCCGCAATGTCACGGTCATCGCGCCGCGTGGCATCATCGCCGATAGTCACACCAAGCCGGTGAGCATTCTGCCGCCCGAAACCAGTCTCAAACTCATCGAGGCGATCGACGGCGCTGCCGCGCTGATTGTCACCGCAACCCCCACCGGCGAGCAGGCCATTGCCTCCAAGCGATTCGCCGAGTATGTCATTCCGCTGAATGAACCGCGCAACCCCGAGAAATTCCCCGCCGAACTCACCCGCTTTGAAACCGTTGGCAGCAAGCCGGTTTTCACCGCTGGCCCAACTACCGCCTGGGATCGAGCGATTCGGGAGCGCGGCTGGATACTCCGCGAAGCCGATGGCTACAAACTCTGGTACACCGGCTACGATGGCACCACCAACGGCCGACGCATGCTGGGGCTGGCCACTTCCCGCGACGGCGTGCAGTGGACTCGTCACCCCGCCAATCCGCTCATCCGCAATCAATGGGTCGAAGATGTCTGCATTGTCCGCGATGGCGATCGTTATATCATGGTTGCCGAGGGGGAGAATGACCGCGCCCAGTGGTTCATCTCGCCGGATGGAATCAATTGGACGCACCAGGGCCGCATCGACATCCGCGACACGCACGGCAAGCCGATTCCCGATGGACCGTATGGCACCCCCACGCTCTATCACGAAGCCAATCGCTGGTATCTCTTCTACGAACGCAAAGATGCCGGCATATGGCTGGCCACCAGCAGCGATCTGCGCCAATGGCAGCATGTGCAAGATGCCCCCGTGATTTCGCCCGGACCCAACGAATACGACCGCGATTTCGTGGCGATGAATCAGGTGATTCGGCATCAGGGCCGCTATTACGCCTTCTACCACGGCGCGGCCAAACGCGATGCCCAACCCCGACTCTGGAGTACCGCCATCGCCACGTCAACGGACCTTATCCATTGGGAAAAATATCCCATGAATCCGCTGCGACCGCTGGCCGAGAATCGTTCCAGTGGAATCGTCGTGCCCGATGGCGCGGGCTATCGGCTCTACACCACCCACCCCGAAGTTTGGCTGCATCGCGAGCAATCGCCGAAATAA